The Spirosoma radiotolerans genome has a window encoding:
- a CDS encoding potassium-transporting ATPase subunit F, which yields MLLGLFIIALLVFAYMLYVLIKPEKF from the coding sequence ATGCTGCTAGGCTTATTTATCATCGCACTGCTGGTCTTCGCATACATGCTGTATGTGCTGATTAAACCGGAAAAATTTTAA